A part of Dehalogenimonas sp. W genomic DNA contains:
- the nhaA gene encoding Na+/H+ antiporter NhaA, with protein MRLQFNNLKIVSAVERFLGQESTGGFLLFGAAVLAMIIANSPLSAQYFDFLHIEAGINVGDFHLEMSLAHWINDGLMALFFLLIGLEIKRELMVGELSSPAKAAFPAIGALGGMLVPAGIYLAINMADGGKAHGFGIPMATDIAFALGFLMLLGKRVPLALKVFLVSLAVIDDLGAILIIAVAYSSNLDWGSLGMAGVVVAGLIMLNAGGVKKLTPYLALGLILWFFVFESGIHATIAGVLLALTIPVRQKISSKEFVDTCNLELEAFSGAESRRKNVLLNSEQQDAVEKIGAAYEHVQNPLLRLEHALHPISAFFIMPVFALANAGVAIGGDIEMVQPITLGIMAGLLIGKPVGIIGLTWLISKIGWIAKPATCQWNHIIGAGLLAGVGFTMSIFITGLAFTDVGSIDSAKLAIVGTSLVAGIIGVLFLLKQPATDTCTLEPEKPTKH; from the coding sequence ATGCGTTTGCAGTTCAATAATCTGAAAATAGTCAGCGCCGTTGAGCGTTTTTTGGGCCAGGAGTCCACCGGCGGGTTTTTATTGTTCGGTGCTGCGGTGTTGGCCATGATTATCGCCAATTCCCCGCTGTCTGCCCAGTATTTTGACTTTCTGCATATAGAAGCCGGCATTAATGTCGGTGATTTTCATTTGGAAATGTCGCTGGCTCACTGGATCAACGATGGCCTGATGGCACTGTTTTTCCTGCTCATCGGCCTGGAAATCAAGCGGGAACTTATGGTCGGTGAATTGTCCTCACCGGCTAAAGCCGCCTTCCCGGCCATAGGTGCCCTCGGCGGCATGCTGGTACCGGCGGGTATTTATCTGGCCATTAATATGGCCGATGGCGGCAAAGCGCACGGTTTTGGAATCCCCATGGCTACCGACATCGCTTTTGCGCTGGGGTTCCTGATGCTGCTGGGTAAGAGGGTGCCACTGGCACTCAAGGTCTTTCTGGTGTCACTCGCCGTCATTGATGACCTCGGTGCTATCCTGATTATCGCCGTAGCCTATTCCAGTAATCTGGACTGGGGTTCCCTTGGTATGGCGGGTGTGGTTGTCGCCGGTCTGATCATGCTTAATGCCGGTGGGGTTAAAAAACTAACACCGTATCTGGCTCTTGGCCTGATACTCTGGTTCTTTGTCTTTGAATCCGGCATTCACGCCACTATTGCCGGCGTACTGTTGGCGTTAACCATTCCGGTAAGGCAGAAGATTTCCAGCAAGGAGTTTGTGGATACCTGCAATCTGGAATTGGAAGCCTTCAGCGGCGCCGAGTCCCGGCGTAAAAACGTTCTGTTGAATTCGGAACAACAAGACGCCGTTGAAAAAATCGGTGCGGCATACGAACATGTTCAGAATCCTTTGCTTAGGCTGGAGCACGCGCTGCATCCTATAAGTGCCTTTTTCATCATGCCGGTTTTTGCCCTGGCCAACGCCGGCGTCGCCATCGGCGGTGATATTGAAATGGTCCAGCCGATTACTCTGGGCATTATGGCCGGTCTGCTGATCGGTAAGCCTGTGGGCATCATTGGACTGACCTGGCTTATCAGCAAAATCGGCTGGATTGCCAAGCCGGCCACCTGCCAATGGAATCATATCATCGGTGCCGGTTTGCTGGCCGGCGTGGGTTTTACCATGTCCATCTTCATCACCGGCCTGGCGTTTACTGACGTCGGCTCCATAGATTCCGCCAAACTGGCTATCGTCGGTACGTCCCTCGTAGCTGGTATTATTGGAGTGCTGTTTCTGCTCAAGCAGCCGGCTACAGATACCTGTACTTTGGAACCGGAGAAACCAACAAAGCATTAG